In a single window of the Bos taurus isolate L1 Dominette 01449 registration number 42190680 breed Hereford chromosome 23, ARS-UCD2.0, whole genome shotgun sequence genome:
- the SAPCD1 gene encoding suppressor APC domain-containing protein 1, producing MGSQGPGGWPLVQAPYTVLLLPLETSRQDPGARSFFLWLQRMQALEREQDALWQGLELLEHSQAWYQGRLREAQQQQLHVGALGENFLTDLHSEPRGPQLAQIQRVNICLQNLLQGKFFPHPPNKASSCTTQDWKGRPRKQDMWRQQEMSRQQKGGIQPTGEMAQPGCPHGRRGPTRV from the exons ATGGGGAGCCAGGGTCCCGGTGGGTGGCCCCTGGTGCAAGCCCCCTACACGGTTCTGTTGCTGCCACTGGAGACAAGCCGCCAAGACCCAGGGGCCCGGAGCTTCTTCCTCTGG CTGCAGAGGATGCAGGCACTGGAGCGGGAGCAGGACGCCCTTTGGCAGGGGCTGGAGCTGCTGGAGCATAGCCAGGCCTGGTATCAGGGCCGTCTGAGGGAGGCTCAGCAACAGCAGCTGCACGTGGGGGCCCTTGGTGAG AATTTTCTAACAGATTTACACTCAGAGCCCCGTGGCCCCCAGTTAGCCCAGATTCAGAGAGTGAACATCTGCTTGCAGAATCTGCTTCAGGGGAAG TTCTTCCCACATCCCCCAAACAAAGCTAGTTCCTGCACCACCCAGGACTGGAAGGGAAGGCCAAGGAAACAGGACATGTGGCGGCAacag gagatgtcaAGGCAGCAGAAAGGAGGCATTCAGCCAACAGGGGAGATGGCTCAGCCAGGCTgcccccatggacggaggggccctACCCGTGTCTAA
- the SAPCD1 gene encoding suppressor APC domain-containing protein 1 isoform X1 yields the protein MGSQGPGGWPLVQAPYTVLLLPLETSRQDPGARSFFLWLQRMQALEREQDALWQGLELLEHSQAWYQGRLREAQQQQLHVGALGENFLTDLHSEPRGPQLAQIQRVNICLQNLLQGKEMSRQQKGGIQPTGEMAQPGCPHGRRGPTRV from the exons ATGGGGAGCCAGGGTCCCGGTGGGTGGCCCCTGGTGCAAGCCCCCTACACGGTTCTGTTGCTGCCACTGGAGACAAGCCGCCAAGACCCAGGGGCCCGGAGCTTCTTCCTCTGG CTGCAGAGGATGCAGGCACTGGAGCGGGAGCAGGACGCCCTTTGGCAGGGGCTGGAGCTGCTGGAGCATAGCCAGGCCTGGTATCAGGGCCGTCTGAGGGAGGCTCAGCAACAGCAGCTGCACGTGGGGGCCCTTGGTGAG AATTTTCTAACAGATTTACACTCAGAGCCCCGTGGCCCCCAGTTAGCCCAGATTCAGAGAGTGAACATCTGCTTGCAGAATCTGCTTCAGGGGAAG gagatgtcaAGGCAGCAGAAAGGAGGCATTCAGCCAACAGGGGAGATGGCTCAGCCAGGCTgcccccatggacggaggggccctACCCGTGTCTAA